The following proteins come from a genomic window of Sesamum indicum cultivar Zhongzhi No. 13 linkage group LG10, S_indicum_v1.0, whole genome shotgun sequence:
- the LOC105172326 gene encoding adenylate isopentenyltransferase 5, chloroplastic-like gives MSISAWKPAQSSMINFSVQGMMKKHQGKEKVVVVLGATGTGKSRLAIDLATRFGAEVINSDKIQVYKGLDIVTNKVRNEECSGAQHHLLGIIDPEMDFTVHDFVHHALLAADAIIQKNRLPIIAGGSNSFLQALASDDTEFPSKYECCFLWMDVAIPVLHSYMSKRVDQMVDSGLVEEGKAFFDPKVRDYDYGIRRAIGIPEMDEFFRSEGLVDGETRAKLLKAAIDKIKRYTCKLACRQVEMNFRMREEFGWRIHRLNATEVFLQRSGDANEAWEKLVLEPSTNIVAHFIL, from the exons ATGTCGATCTCCGCCTGGAAGCCAGCACAATCTAGCATGATTAACTTTTCAGTTCAGGGCATGATGAAGAAGCACCAAGGAAAGGAAaaggtggtggtggtattGGGTGCCACTGGCACAGGCAAATCGCGCCTGGCGATAGACCTGGCCACCCGTTTCGGGGCAGAGGTCATTAACTCGGACAAGATTCAGGTCTACAAGGGCCTAGACATAGTTACCAATAAGGTGAGAAATGAGGAATGCAGCGGCGCGCAACACCATTTGCTCGGAATCATTGATCCCGAGATGGATTTCACTGTACATGATTTTGTACATCATGCATTGCTGGCTGCTGATGCCATCATTCAAAAGAATCGGTTGCCAATCATTGCGGGAGGGTCTAATTCCTTTTTACAGGCACTTGCCAGTGACGACACTGAGTTTCCCTCCAAGTACGAGTGTTGTTTTCTCTGGATGGATGTGGCGATCCCGGTCTTGCATTCGTACATGTCAAAAAGGGTTGATCAGATGGTGGATAGCGGGTTGGTGGAGGAGGGTAAGGCATTTTTTGACCCAAAAGTTCGCGATTATGATTATGGGATTAGGCGTGCCATTGGGATCCCAGAGATGGATGAGTTTTTCAGGAGTGAGGGTCTTGTCGATGGTGAAACTAGGGCTAAGCTGCTTAAGGCAgctattgataaaattaagagGTACACTTGCAAATTAGCTTGCCGTCAAGTGGAAATGAATTTTaggatgagggaggaattCGGGTGGCGGATCCATCGGTTGAACGCCACAGAGGTATTCCTTCAACGTAGTGGAGATGCCAATGAAGCATGGGAGAAATTGGTGCTGGAGCCTAGTACGAACATTGTGGCCCATTTCATTt TGTGA